The following are encoded in a window of Bacillus sp. SORGH_AS_0510 genomic DNA:
- a CDS encoding class I SAM-dependent RNA methyltransferase has protein sequence MGKYQIIATAAMGLEALVAKEVRSLGYDCVVENGKVIYTGDESAIVRSNLWLRTADRIKIKVGEFKAFTFDELFEKTKALPWEKFLPEDAEFPVIGKSVKSKLFSVSDCQAIVKKAVVERLKNHYKRSTWFEENGALYRIEVALLKDVATITIDASGQGLHKRGYRIDQGEAPLKETLAAALVMLTNWKADKPFIDPFCGSGTIPIEAAMIGQNIAPGFNREFASEGWNWIPQTVWDEARIEAEDLANYDQPLDILGTDIDHRMVKIAQENSFEAGFGDLISFKQMQVKDISTSKEYGVIVGNPPYGERLGEKTAVEHMYKEMGQAFSKLDTWSIYIMTSNEEFEQFYGKPATKKRKLFNGFIRTDLYQYWGKRPPRQEN, from the coding sequence ATGGGAAAATATCAAATAATTGCAACAGCGGCGATGGGACTTGAAGCACTAGTCGCAAAAGAGGTTAGATCACTAGGTTACGACTGTGTGGTTGAAAATGGAAAGGTAATTTATACCGGAGACGAATCTGCTATTGTAAGGAGTAATTTATGGCTTAGAACAGCGGACAGAATAAAGATTAAGGTCGGGGAATTTAAAGCATTTACCTTTGACGAATTATTTGAGAAGACAAAGGCACTCCCTTGGGAAAAATTTTTACCAGAAGATGCTGAATTCCCTGTTATTGGTAAATCTGTGAAATCCAAGTTATTTAGCGTTTCTGACTGCCAAGCTATTGTCAAAAAAGCAGTTGTTGAACGACTAAAGAATCATTATAAACGAAGCACTTGGTTTGAAGAGAATGGGGCTTTGTACCGTATAGAAGTCGCCTTGCTGAAAGATGTTGCTACCATAACAATAGATGCAAGCGGGCAAGGGCTTCATAAACGTGGATATCGAATTGATCAAGGGGAAGCACCATTAAAGGAAACCCTTGCGGCGGCTCTAGTTATGCTTACAAATTGGAAGGCTGACAAACCATTCATAGACCCATTTTGCGGTTCAGGAACGATACCAATCGAAGCTGCAATGATTGGTCAAAATATTGCACCAGGTTTCAATAGAGAATTTGCTTCTGAAGGCTGGAATTGGATTCCCCAAACGGTATGGGATGAGGCGCGAATTGAAGCTGAGGACTTGGCGAACTACGATCAACCTCTGGATATTTTAGGTACAGATATTGACCATCGCATGGTTAAAATCGCACAAGAAAACTCCTTTGAGGCGGGTTTTGGGGACCTGATTTCCTTTAAGCAAATGCAGGTAAAAGATATTTCAACATCGAAGGAATACGGTGTAATAGTTGGAAATCCTCCTTATGGTGAAAGACTAGGAGAGAAGACGGCTGTTGAACATATGTATAAGGAAATGGGCCAAGCATTCAGTAAGTTAGATACGTGGTCGATTTACATTATGACTTCTAATGAAGAGTTTGAACAATTTTACGGAAAACCAGCCACAAAGAAAAGAAAACTATTTAATGGTTTTATTAGAACAGATTTATATCAGTACTGGGGAAAACGTCCACCAAGACAAGAAAACTAG
- a CDS encoding carboxypeptidase M32, whose product MEYVKKMTAYHEALGVLYWDLRTGAPKQGVEQRSEVIGMLSSEVFKMSTSEEMAAYIANLSKMELDESTGKVLEECKKEYERNKKIPAEEYKKFVILQSKAESIWEEAKEKADFSMFSPYLEKLVETTRRFIGYWGSREKKYDVLLDMYEPGMTTTVLDDVFAKLRERIVPLVKQITEATNKPNTDFLFKTFKKENQRGFSLDILEKMGYNFQAGRLDETVHPFAIGLNPGDVRVTTKYDENDFRTAVFGTIHEGGHALYEQNFSKELIGTPLCSASSMGIHESQSLFYENIVGRSLPFWKNNFEHLKKYANGQFDGVDIESFYRAINESKPSFIRIEADELTYPLHIMIRYEIEKGLFDGSMQVKDLPMIWNEMYEQYLGIKPTNDAEGILQDVHWAGGSFGYFPSYALGYMYAAQFKHQMLKELPHFDQLLEEGNLLPIKEWLTNHIHQYGKLKKPLEILKDVTGEGLNADYLIEYLVDKYQKVYLIQ is encoded by the coding sequence ATGGAATATGTGAAAAAAATGACTGCTTACCATGAGGCGCTTGGTGTTTTGTATTGGGATTTAAGAACAGGGGCTCCTAAGCAGGGGGTAGAACAAAGATCAGAAGTAATAGGCATGCTATCTTCCGAAGTATTTAAAATGTCTACATCTGAGGAAATGGCTGCATACATAGCAAATTTATCTAAGATGGAACTGGATGAATCGACAGGAAAAGTACTCGAAGAATGTAAAAAGGAATATGAACGAAACAAGAAAATACCTGCAGAGGAGTACAAAAAGTTTGTAATCCTTCAATCAAAGGCTGAGAGTATTTGGGAGGAAGCAAAGGAGAAGGCTGATTTTTCTATGTTTAGTCCCTATTTAGAAAAGTTGGTAGAGACAACAAGAAGGTTCATTGGTTACTGGGGTTCTAGAGAAAAGAAATATGATGTCTTATTAGATATGTATGAACCAGGGATGACAACAACGGTACTAGATGATGTATTTGCAAAATTAAGAGAAAGAATCGTTCCTTTAGTCAAACAAATTACTGAAGCAACGAATAAGCCAAATACAGACTTTTTATTTAAGACCTTTAAAAAAGAAAATCAACGAGGATTCAGTTTAGATATACTGGAAAAAATGGGGTATAACTTTCAAGCTGGTAGATTGGATGAAACGGTTCATCCCTTTGCGATTGGGTTAAATCCTGGTGATGTACGTGTAACAACTAAATATGATGAAAATGATTTCAGGACGGCTGTTTTTGGAACCATCCATGAAGGGGGCCATGCCTTATACGAACAAAATTTTTCAAAAGAATTGATTGGTACACCTTTGTGTTCTGCTTCCTCTATGGGAATTCATGAATCCCAATCTCTTTTTTATGAAAATATTGTTGGCAGGAGCCTTCCATTTTGGAAAAATAATTTTGAACACCTAAAGAAATATGCAAATGGTCAATTTGATGGTGTAGATATTGAAAGCTTTTACCGGGCAATTAATGAATCAAAACCATCTTTTATTAGAATAGAAGCCGATGAATTAACCTATCCGCTTCATATAATGATTCGCTACGAAATTGAAAAAGGCTTATTTGATGGTTCCATGCAGGTAAAGGATCTTCCTATGATTTGGAATGAAATGTATGAACAATATCTGGGAATCAAACCGACCAATGATGCAGAAGGTATCCTACAGGATGTTCACTGGGCGGGAGGAAGCTTTGGTTATTTTCCATCTTACGCACTAGGTTATATGTATGCGGCACAATTCAAGCATCAGATGCTGAAGGAGTTGCCTCATTTCGATCAATTATTAGAAGAAGGAAATTTACTTCCGATTAAAGAGTGGTTGACAAATCATATTCATCAATACGGGAAATTAAAGAAACCGCTAGAAATCTTAAAAGATGTGACAGGTGAGGGCTTAAATGCAGATTACTTAATTGAGTATCTAGTAGATAAGTATCAAAAGGTATATCTAATACAGTGA
- a CDS encoding ATP-dependent DNA helicase, with product MQNRMPFEISKTESFYDKLSEWIGDLFYDILPEAGFELRDEQIFMAFQLEKAFKDKKVMFAEAGVGTGKTIVYLLYSIMYARYTNRPAIIACADETLIEQLVKKEGDIAKLEKVLGLNIDVRLAKSRDQYLCLKKFDQVRNTDFSDDISEIYNKLPDFVHSGSSMQAFEKYGDRRDFPNLSDEKWSNINWDSLQDCFSCEKRHRCGLTLHRDYYRHSTDLIICSHDFYMEHVWTKESRKREGQLPLLPEHSSVVFDEGHLLEYAAQKALSYRFTDYTLETLLTRLMENEVREKTLYTIDEALLENEAFFNTIEQFSSQSTGSEKHMITKHPLVMKSCRKLLSTLQSLEEELVFESELYVINEYDLRIVEEYLEQITYSLSLFLQELNGITWFEENRGERTLVIMPKMVEEVMREEVFSQKKPFIFSSATMANQKSFDYIAKSIGVEEYLSFSVSSPFDYDDKMEIHLPRFSKENLAEKTEYLIKMINKTEGRALILLNNKNEMSFLKSRLLNAVPFPVYFEGDEEISTLVSKFQNEEHSILCSIHLWEGLDIPGRSLENVFIFSLPYPPNDPVFTAKKEGVADPFEEVDLPYMLLRLRQGVGRLIRSEMDEGLVHILLDDDIDSEVLKKVKAALPTDEAKEQ from the coding sequence ATGCAAAATCGGATGCCGTTTGAGATATCCAAGACTGAATCCTTTTATGACAAATTAAGTGAATGGATTGGCGATTTGTTCTACGATATCCTGCCCGAAGCAGGTTTTGAGCTAAGGGATGAACAAATTTTTATGGCTTTCCAGCTTGAAAAAGCATTTAAAGACAAAAAAGTCATGTTTGCTGAAGCTGGCGTTGGAACAGGAAAAACGATCGTTTATTTACTTTACTCCATCATGTATGCCCGTTACACAAATAGACCTGCAATCATTGCTTGCGCAGATGAAACGTTAATTGAGCAGCTCGTAAAAAAAGAAGGCGACATTGCCAAACTAGAAAAAGTTCTTGGATTAAACATCGATGTTCGGTTGGCAAAATCGAGGGATCAATACTTGTGTTTAAAGAAATTTGATCAGGTGAGGAATACTGACTTTTCAGATGATATATCTGAAATCTATAATAAATTACCTGATTTTGTTCACTCGGGAAGTTCGATGCAAGCGTTCGAGAAATATGGTGACAGAAGGGATTTTCCCAACCTGTCCGATGAAAAATGGAGCAATATAAATTGGGACTCCCTTCAGGATTGTTTTTCTTGTGAAAAACGCCATCGGTGTGGTCTCACATTACACCGTGATTATTATCGTCATTCTACAGATTTAATAATCTGTTCACATGATTTTTATATGGAACATGTTTGGACAAAAGAATCTCGAAAGCGGGAAGGGCAGCTACCACTATTACCTGAACATTCCTCTGTTGTTTTTGATGAGGGGCATTTACTTGAATATGCTGCACAAAAGGCATTGAGCTATCGTTTTACTGATTACACTTTAGAGACATTGTTAACAAGATTAATGGAAAATGAAGTACGTGAGAAGACATTGTATACAATCGATGAAGCTTTATTAGAGAATGAAGCATTTTTTAACACGATTGAACAATTTTCCTCTCAATCAACTGGCTCTGAGAAACATATGATCACAAAACATCCTTTAGTAATGAAATCTTGTAGAAAACTACTATCGACTCTTCAATCTCTAGAGGAAGAGCTTGTTTTTGAAAGTGAATTATATGTAATTAATGAATATGATTTAAGAATTGTCGAAGAGTATTTAGAACAAATTACGTATTCATTATCACTTTTTCTACAAGAGTTAAATGGAATTACCTGGTTTGAAGAAAACAGGGGAGAACGGACACTTGTGATCATGCCAAAAATGGTGGAAGAAGTGATGAGAGAAGAAGTGTTTTCTCAGAAGAAACCGTTTATTTTCTCATCAGCAACAATGGCTAATCAGAAGTCGTTCGACTATATTGCCAAAAGTATAGGCGTGGAGGAGTATCTATCTTTTTCTGTCTCTTCTCCATTCGATTATGATGATAAGATGGAAATACATCTTCCTAGGTTCTCAAAGGAGAACCTAGCTGAAAAAACAGAGTATCTGATTAAAATGATTAATAAGACAGAAGGCAGAGCACTGATCCTATTAAATAATAAAAATGAAATGTCCTTCTTAAAAAGTAGACTACTAAATGCGGTTCCATTTCCTGTTTATTTCGAAGGGGATGAAGAAATAAGTACCCTAGTATCCAAGTTCCAGAATGAAGAGCACTCTATTCTATGTTCTATTCATCTTTGGGAAGGATTGGATATTCCTGGTAGATCACTTGAAAACGTGTTTATTTTTTCACTGCCATACCCTCCTAATGATCCGGTTTTTACTGCAAAAAAAGAAGGGGTTGCAGATCCGTTCGAAGAAGTGGATTTACCTTATATGTTGCTTCGACTGCGTCAAGGGGTTGGCCGCTTAATCAGAAGCGAAATGGACGAGGGATTGGTTCACATTCTATTAGATGATGACATCGACTCTGAGGTTTTAAAGAAGGTTAAAGCGGCGTTACCAACCGACGAGGCTAAAGAACAATAA
- a CDS encoding DUF1273 domain-containing protein, producing MKVLAISGYKPFELGIFKKDHPSVQFIKLAFKKALLPLIEEGLEWVLISGQLGAELWAAEVLFELQFENPELKLAVITPFLDQQASWNENNKEWYESVLAQADFIDSVTKKGYEKPWQFRIKNQFFIEKSDGLLLFFDHEKEGSPKYLYEMAMEYQNKHDYPVELITFYDLQMIVEEEQLKEIDKSTYF from the coding sequence ATTAAAGTCCTTGCAATTTCAGGATATAAACCATTTGAATTAGGAATTTTTAAGAAAGATCATCCATCTGTTCAATTTATTAAATTGGCTTTTAAGAAAGCACTATTGCCTTTGATAGAAGAAGGCTTGGAATGGGTATTAATTAGCGGACAATTGGGAGCAGAATTATGGGCTGCAGAAGTTCTTTTTGAGTTACAGTTCGAAAACCCAGAGCTGAAACTTGCAGTTATTACGCCATTCCTTGACCAGCAAGCATCATGGAATGAAAATAATAAGGAATGGTATGAGTCCGTTCTTGCCCAGGCAGACTTTATTGACTCTGTTACGAAAAAAGGTTATGAAAAACCATGGCAATTTAGGATAAAGAATCAATTCTTTATCGAAAAAAGTGATGGATTACTACTTTTCTTTGATCATGAGAAAGAAGGAAGCCCTAAATACTTATATGAAATGGCTATGGAATATCAAAATAAACATGATTATCCAGTAGAATTAATAACATTTTACGATCTGCAAATGATTGTGGAGGAAGAACAATTAAAAGAAATTGACAAAAGTACTTATTTTTGA
- a CDS encoding DUF2249 domain-containing protein yields MILDNRGLEPPQPMMRTLAALETLGKNEVLTIINDRRPMFLYEQLEELGYKQRTEPQQDGSFKIEIFR; encoded by the coding sequence GTGATATTAGACAATCGGGGATTAGAACCTCCTCAGCCAATGATGCGAACACTCGCTGCCTTAGAAACATTAGGTAAAAATGAGGTTTTAACTATTATTAATGATAGAAGACCTATGTTTCTTTATGAACAACTTGAAGAATTAGGATACAAACAACGAACAGAACCACAACAAGATGGAAGTTTCAAAATTGAAATATTCCGGTAA
- a CDS encoding CotD family spore coat protein: protein MYLGTNFAPPVIHPTQQIVNHTFSTTVVPHIHPVHTTTVNHHMYQHKHFCPQTASCCEEECNQHINCCNPCAPVMPAAMPAPNAVPNMMPGMGAPGFAPGGPGFAPGAPGFGPGAPGFGPGPFMGPRP, encoded by the coding sequence ATGTATTTAGGAACTAATTTTGCGCCGCCAGTCATTCATCCGACACAACAAATTGTGAACCACACATTCTCAACAACGGTGGTGCCACATATTCATCCAGTACACACTACAACGGTAAATCACCATATGTACCAACATAAACACTTCTGCCCACAAACAGCATCATGTTGCGAAGAGGAATGTAATCAGCATATTAACTGCTGTAATCCTTGTGCACCAGTTATGCCAGCAGCAATGCCTGCACCGAATGCAGTGCCAAATATGATGCCTGGTATGGGTGCTCCAGGATTTGCGCCAGGAGGACCTGGATTTGCGCCAGGTGCCCCAGGCTTTGGACCAGGTGCCCCAGGCTTTGGACCAGGTCCATTTATGGGACCTCGCCCATAA
- a CDS encoding DUF2249 domain-containing protein, which produces MEKRIIELDVREDLKNKIEPFQKIMEAVKECKTNDVFILHAPFKPVPLFSVLKAKGFTHKEEEIDKKHWKVTFIKTI; this is translated from the coding sequence ATGGAAAAAAGAATTATTGAACTTGATGTACGTGAGGATTTAAAAAATAAAATTGAGCCTTTTCAAAAGATTATGGAGGCAGTTAAGGAATGTAAAACAAATGACGTCTTTATTCTACATGCCCCATTTAAACCTGTTCCTCTTTTCAGTGTATTAAAGGCAAAAGGTTTTACTCATAAAGAAGAAGAAATTGATAAAAAGCATTGGAAAGTAACCTTTATCAAAACAATATAA
- a CDS encoding metal-sulfur cluster assembly factor, with the protein MILKEKILEALKSVYDPELNINVVDLGLIYNIDVSDQSDVTITMTLTTPGCPLHDSITTGVRYCVQGLEETKNVEVNLVWEPAWSPEKMTPEALKLLGR; encoded by the coding sequence ATGATTCTAAAAGAAAAAATCCTAGAAGCATTAAAAAGTGTTTATGATCCTGAATTAAATATCAATGTGGTTGACCTTGGGTTAATTTACAATATAGACGTTTCTGATCAATCTGATGTGACAATTACTATGACACTAACCACGCCAGGATGCCCATTACACGATAGCATAACAACGGGCGTTCGCTATTGTGTCCAAGGACTTGAAGAAACAAAAAATGTAGAGGTGAATCTAGTTTGGGAACCAGCCTGGTCCCCAGAAAAAATGACACCAGAAGCATTGAAACTATTAGGTAGATAA
- a CDS encoding DMT family transporter, translating to MKKIIPILLISSSAALWGIIAIFVRKLSDLGFSPMEIVTVRVVTAAVLLGILGMSKYSSQMKIKPLDIRLFIGTGICSIVLFNWCYFSAINQMSLSIAVILLYTAPVFVTALSFFLLKEKMDKVKLLSVLGTILGCVLVVGVNFNAATSISFLGILTGLGAGFGYALYTIFGKFALKKYQPFTVTFYTFVIASLTLLPLTGLWKKGHLLLNSEVLIYGVGLGLFPTVMAYLFYTKGLEKIDSSKAAIIATVEPVVATILSVFLYREEFGVTQGIGTLFILLSVLLISRPKNSFNEKYPEKASIN from the coding sequence GTGAAAAAGATTATTCCCATTCTTTTAATTTCTAGCAGTGCAGCGTTGTGGGGGATTATTGCCATATTCGTAAGGAAGTTAAGTGATTTAGGTTTCTCTCCAATGGAAATTGTAACAGTAAGGGTGGTTACTGCTGCCGTATTGCTTGGGATCCTTGGAATGAGTAAATACTCTTCTCAAATGAAAATAAAACCGCTTGATATTAGACTGTTTATTGGAACAGGTATATGTAGTATTGTGCTATTTAATTGGTGTTATTTTTCCGCAATCAATCAAATGAGTTTATCAATTGCCGTTATTTTATTATATACGGCACCTGTTTTTGTCACTGCGTTATCCTTTTTCCTTTTAAAGGAAAAAATGGATAAGGTGAAATTATTATCAGTCCTAGGTACGATTCTAGGGTGTGTATTGGTTGTGGGGGTAAATTTTAATGCTGCTACAAGTATTAGTTTTCTTGGCATTCTAACGGGACTTGGTGCTGGTTTTGGCTATGCCTTATATACCATTTTTGGAAAGTTTGCATTAAAAAAATACCAACCATTTACGGTCACCTTTTATACATTTGTAATCGCCTCTTTAACCTTACTGCCTTTAACAGGTTTATGGAAAAAGGGTCACTTGCTTTTAAATAGCGAGGTACTAATATACGGAGTAGGGTTGGGACTTTTTCCAACAGTTATGGCTTATTTATTTTATACGAAAGGTCTTGAAAAAATAGATAGCAGCAAAGCTGCTATAATTGCAACAGTTGAACCTGTAGTAGCAACTATATTAAGTGTTTTTCTATATCGAGAAGAATTTGGAGTTACACAAGGAATTGGTACACTCTTTATTCTATTGTCTGTCTTGCTAATCAGTCGACCAAAAAACAGTTTTAATGAGAAATATCCAGAAAAGGCTTCAATCAATTGA
- a CDS encoding ribonuclease H-like domain-containing protein — translation MSLKAKLNRLKPHISSVGTTEEDKEHQLAKVSTKEIPHQDRWKQEGVYPYFMDQDYCLIREVKYPLSQRHGQYRFRDFLTAVEVWNNHSIMHPLSAKGHQAEELFFFDTETTGLGGGVGNAIFLLGYASVAGDELILRQHILPHPGAEVPLYQSFLERVNYKTLVTYNGKSFDWPQVKTRHMLVREHVPKLPKFGHFDLFHAARRLWKHKLDRLKLSIVEKEVLGVERIDDIPGFLAPMIYFDFIESKQPEGMLGILRHNEIDILSLITLYTHLTFQLCGIDQRQSRKESFEVGRWFSSLGENYEAEKVLTKLTTEQDATSLKAKFTLAFQKKKEGDWEYAQNLFEDVVESGDDMMMISAAVELAKIFEHKKRDYRCAINYCLKAIGVLTQSKSNAVGKGQFSLEELEKRLIRLERKIAKFPR, via the coding sequence ATGTCTTTAAAGGCAAAATTGAATCGACTTAAACCCCACATTTCTTCAGTGGGAACAACGGAAGAGGATAAAGAGCATCAACTTGCTAAAGTTTCAACGAAAGAAATACCGCATCAGGATCGATGGAAGCAAGAAGGGGTATACCCCTATTTTATGGATCAGGATTATTGTCTAATTAGAGAAGTGAAATATCCACTTTCTCAGCGGCATGGACAATACCGTTTCAGAGATTTCCTTACCGCCGTTGAGGTTTGGAACAACCATTCAATAATGCATCCTTTGTCAGCAAAAGGACATCAGGCTGAAGAGTTATTCTTCTTTGACACGGAAACAACAGGACTTGGCGGCGGAGTGGGGAATGCCATCTTTTTACTTGGATATGCAAGTGTTGCTGGAGATGAGCTCATTTTGAGGCAGCATATACTTCCGCATCCAGGAGCTGAAGTACCTTTATATCAAAGCTTTCTAGAAAGAGTAAATTACAAAACATTAGTTACCTACAATGGTAAATCGTTTGATTGGCCCCAAGTAAAAACAAGGCATATGCTTGTTAGGGAGCATGTGCCAAAGCTGCCTAAGTTTGGTCATTTTGATTTATTCCATGCAGCAAGGAGGCTTTGGAAGCACAAGTTAGATAGATTGAAGTTGTCTATTGTAGAAAAAGAGGTGCTAGGTGTTGAAAGAATAGATGATATTCCGGGATTTTTAGCACCGATGATCTATTTTGATTTTATCGAAAGTAAACAACCTGAAGGTATGCTTGGTATTTTAAGACATAATGAAATTGATATCCTGTCACTAATTACTTTATACACGCATTTAACCTTTCAATTGTGTGGAATAGATCAAAGACAATCAAGGAAAGAGTCATTCGAGGTGGGACGTTGGTTTTCTAGTTTAGGCGAGAATTATGAGGCTGAGAAAGTACTGACAAAGCTTACAACAGAGCAAGATGCTACATCCCTTAAGGCAAAGTTTACGCTTGCGTTTCAAAAGAAAAAAGAAGGTGATTGGGAATATGCTCAGAATTTGTTCGAGGATGTTGTCGAATCTGGTGATGATATGATGATGATATCTGCAGCTGTTGAGCTAGCAAAAATTTTTGAACATAAAAAAAGAGACTATCGGTGTGCAATAAATTATTGCCTTAAAGCTATCGGAGTATTAACCCAGTCAAAAAGCAATGCTGTTGGGAAGGGGCAATTTTCATTGGAGGAACTTGAAAAAAGGTTAATAAGATTAGAGCGTAAAATTGCGAAATTTCCCAGGTAA
- the gpsB gene encoding cell division regulator GpsB, with product MLSDKVKLTAKDILEKEFKTGVRGYKQEDVDKFLDLIIKDYETFHQEIEDLQQENLRLRKQLDESSKRQPVAQPAGTTNFDILKRLSNLEKHVFGNKLYE from the coding sequence ATGCTATCTGATAAAGTTAAGTTAACAGCTAAGGATATTTTAGAAAAAGAATTTAAAACAGGTGTACGTGGTTATAAGCAAGAAGATGTTGATAAATTTTTAGATCTAATTATTAAAGATTATGAAACCTTTCATCAGGAAATTGAGGATTTACAGCAAGAAAATCTTAGACTGCGTAAACAATTAGATGAAAGCTCCAAGAGACAGCCGGTAGCCCAACCAGCTGGTACAACAAACTTCGATATCTTAAAGCGATTATCTAACTTAGAAAAACATGTTTTTGGAAATAAACTCTACGAATAA
- a CDS encoding DUF2249 domain-containing protein: MLQTYAKVIHVPDYPPREKHPTIFNGFDELESGKTMMIVNDHDPRPLLYQFMMERPEKFSWEYLEEGPETWKVAISKK; the protein is encoded by the coding sequence ATGTTGCAAACTTATGCAAAAGTAATCCATGTACCTGATTATCCACCACGTGAAAAACATCCAACCATTTTCAACGGGTTTGATGAATTAGAATCAGGCAAAACAATGATGATAGTGAATGACCATGATCCAAGGCCGCTTTTATATCAGTTCATGATGGAGCGACCTGAGAAATTCTCTTGGGAGTATCTCGAAGAAGGTCCTGAAACCTGGAAGGTTGCAATCAGTAAAAAGTAG